A single genomic interval of uncultured Campylobacter sp. harbors:
- a CDS encoding DoxX family protein — translation MNMININFGLLFIRLGLGVCLLMHGIFKLTHGIDGVKSMLVARGIPDLVAYGAYVGEVLAPAMIIIGVFCRIGALLVIANVLMIIYVLHTPLGALTGVGGFELEIVYLYLSAAICLVICGGGEFVLIRD, via the coding sequence ATGAATATGATCAACATAAATTTCGGTCTTTTATTTATCAGGTTGGGGCTTGGGGTTTGTCTTTTAATGCACGGAATTTTTAAGCTTACTCACGGCATAGACGGCGTAAAATCGATGTTGGTAGCCAGAGGAATTCCGGATTTAGTGGCTTACGGCGCATACGTAGGCGAGGTGCTGGCGCCAGCGATGATAATCATAGGCGTATTTTGCCGTATAGGCGCTCTACTTGTGATCGCAAACGTGCTCATGATAATATATGTCCTACACACTCCGTTGGGCGCGCTTACCGGCGTGGGCGGATTTGAGCTGGAGATCGTATATCTGTATCTTTCCGCTGCGATCTGCTTAGTGATCTGCGGCGGCGGAGAGTTTGTACTGATTAGAGATTAA
- the rpsL gene encoding 30S ribosomal protein S12, translated as MPTINQLVRKERKKITEKSKSPALKNCPQRRGVCTKVYTTTPKKPNSALRKVAKVRLTSGFEVISYIGGEGHNLQEHSIVLVRGGRVKDLPGVKYHIVRGALDTAGVAKRTVARSKYGAKRPKK; from the coding sequence GTGCCAACCATAAATCAATTGGTCAGAAAAGAGCGCAAGAAGATTACCGAGAAATCGAAGTCCCCGGCGCTAAAGAATTGCCCTCAACGAAGAGGAGTTTGTACTAAGGTCTATACCACGACCCCTAAAAAGCCAAACTCTGCGCTTCGTAAAGTTGCCAAAGTAAGGCTTACTAGCGGATTTGAAGTCATCAGCTATATCGGCGGTGAAGGTCACAATCTGCAAGAGCACTCCATCGTGCTAGTTCGCGGCGGTCGCGTAAAGGACCTACCGGGCGTTAAATATCACATCGTCCGCGGTGCGCTCGATACTGCAGGCGTTGCGAAACGAACCGTTGCAAGATCAAAATACGGTGCTAAACGACCTAAAAAATAG
- the rpsG gene encoding 30S ribosomal protein S7, whose product MRRRKAPVREVMPDPIYDSKVITKFINSLMFDGKKSVATEIMYGALNFIDNKGGEKKGIEIFNDAIDNVKPLMEVKSRRVGGATYQVPIEVRPARQQALAIRWIISFARKRSERTMIERLAYELMDAANSKGSSFKKKEDTYKMAEANKAFAHYRW is encoded by the coding sequence ATGAGAAGAAGAAAAGCTCCCGTTAGGGAAGTTATGCCTGATCCGATTTATGACAGCAAAGTAATCACAAAATTTATTAATTCGCTTATGTTCGACGGCAAAAAGAGCGTCGCTACCGAGATTATGTACGGCGCCTTAAATTTCATCGACAATAAAGGCGGCGAGAAGAAAGGTATCGAAATTTTTAACGATGCCATCGATAACGTTAAGCCTTTAATGGAAGTTAAGTCTCGTCGCGTAGGCGGTGCAACTTATCAGGTTCCGATCGAGGTCAGGCCAGCTCGACAGCAGGCTTTGGCTATTCGCTGGATCATCTCTTTTGCAAGAAAAAGAAGCGAGCGCACGATGATAGAGCGCCTGGCTTACGAGCTTATGGACGCCGCAAATTCTAAAGGCTCTTCATTTAAAAAGAAAGAAGACACCTACAAGATGGCAGAAGCCAACAAAGCTTTTGCGCATTATCGTTGGTAG
- the fusA gene encoding elongation factor G encodes MARKTPLHMVRNIGIAAHIDAGKTTTSERILFFTGMSHKIGEVHEGAATMDWMEQERERGITITSAATTCFWNNHQINLIDTPGHVDFTIEVERSMRVLDGAVAVFCSVGGVQPQSETVWRQANKYHVPRIIFVNKMDRVGANFYNVEQQVKDRLKAHPVPIQIPIGAEDDFKGVIDLVTMKALVWDDSKGPSAPEIVEIPAELREKAQEYRDKMIEAVAETDEALMEKYFNGEELSVEEIKKGIKKGCLSLSFFPMLCGTAFKNKGVQPLLDAVVDYLPAPDEVPAIKGQYEDGSEVHVSSTDEGEFAGLGFKIMTDPFVGQLTFVRVYRGVLESGSYVVNTGKGKKERIGRLLRMHSNKREEIKELYAGEIGAVVGLKDTLTGDTLASEKDKVILERMEFPDPVISVAVEPKTKADQEKMGIALQKLAQEDPSFRVATDEESGQTIISGMGELHLEIIVDRMLREFKVEAEVGQPQVAYRETIRKTVEQEYKYAKQSGGRGQYGHVFLRLEPLEPGTGYEFVNDIKGGAIPKEYIPAVDKGCQEAMQNGVLAGYPVEDVRVTVYDGSYHEVDSSEMAFKLAASMGFKEGARKAGAVILEPMMKVEVETPEEYMGDVIGDLNKRRGQVNNMSERGGNKIIDAFCPLSEMFGYSTDLRSQTQGRATYSMEFDHYDEVPKNVGEEIIKKRNG; translated from the coding sequence ATGGCAAGAAAAACCCCTTTACATATGGTTAGAAATATCGGAATTGCCGCTCACATCGACGCCGGAAAGACGACTACGAGCGAAAGAATTCTATTTTTTACCGGCATGAGTCATAAGATTGGCGAGGTTCACGAGGGTGCCGCTACTATGGACTGGATGGAGCAGGAGCGCGAGCGCGGCATTACGATTACGTCTGCGGCAACGACCTGCTTTTGGAATAATCATCAGATAAATTTGATCGACACCCCGGGTCACGTTGATTTTACGATCGAAGTGGAGCGCTCGATGCGCGTTTTAGATGGTGCGGTAGCAGTATTTTGCTCGGTCGGAGGCGTTCAGCCCCAAAGCGAGACCGTTTGGCGTCAAGCAAATAAATACCATGTTCCACGCATCATTTTCGTAAATAAGATGGACCGCGTCGGCGCAAATTTTTATAATGTCGAACAGCAGGTAAAAGATAGGCTCAAAGCTCATCCTGTTCCGATTCAAATTCCGATCGGCGCAGAGGATGATTTCAAGGGTGTTATAGATTTGGTTACTATGAAGGCGCTCGTTTGGGATGATAGCAAGGGTCCTTCTGCTCCCGAGATCGTTGAAATTCCTGCTGAATTACGAGAAAAAGCGCAAGAGTATCGCGACAAGATGATCGAAGCGGTAGCAGAGACCGACGAAGCTTTGATGGAGAAGTATTTTAACGGCGAAGAGCTAAGCGTAGAAGAGATTAAAAAGGGCATCAAGAAAGGCTGCTTAAGCCTAAGCTTCTTTCCTATGCTATGCGGCACCGCGTTTAAAAATAAAGGCGTGCAGCCTTTGCTAGATGCGGTCGTAGATTATCTACCTGCGCCTGATGAAGTGCCTGCGATTAAGGGTCAGTATGAGGACGGTAGCGAGGTTCACGTAAGCTCTACCGACGAGGGCGAGTTTGCGGGTCTTGGATTTAAGATTATGACCGATCCTTTTGTAGGTCAGCTTACCTTTGTACGCGTTTATCGTGGCGTTTTGGAAAGCGGTAGCTACGTCGTAAATACCGGCAAGGGTAAAAAAGAGCGCATCGGACGTTTGCTAAGGATGCACTCGAATAAACGCGAAGAGATCAAAGAGCTATATGCGGGCGAGATCGGCGCCGTCGTGGGTCTTAAAGACACTCTCACGGGCGATACTCTAGCTAGCGAAAAAGATAAAGTAATCTTGGAGCGTATGGAATTTCCTGATCCCGTTATCAGCGTAGCGGTAGAGCCTAAAACCAAAGCCGATCAAGAGAAAATGGGTATCGCGCTTCAAAAATTGGCGCAAGAAGATCCAAGCTTCAGGGTCGCGACCGACGAGGAGAGCGGACAGACGATCATTTCGGGAATGGGCGAGCTGCACCTTGAGATCATCGTAGATAGAATGCTTAGAGAATTTAAAGTCGAGGCCGAGGTCGGACAGCCGCAGGTCGCATATCGCGAGACTATCCGCAAAACGGTCGAGCAGGAGTACAAATACGCCAAGCAATCGGGCGGTCGCGGTCAATACGGTCACGTATTTTTGCGCCTAGAGCCTTTGGAGCCTGGCACCGGATATGAGTTCGTAAACGATATCAAAGGTGGCGCGATTCCAAAAGAATACATCCCCGCAGTCGATAAGGGCTGCCAAGAGGCGATGCAAAATGGCGTTTTGGCGGGCTATCCGGTCGAGGATGTGCGCGTAACAGTCTATGACGGAAGCTACCACGAAGTCGATAGCTCCGAAATGGCGTTCAAACTCGCCGCTTCTATGGGCTTTAAAGAGGGTGCTAGAAAAGCGGGTGCCGTGATCTTGGAGCCTATGATGAAAGTCGAGGTAGAAACTCCCGAGGAGTATATGGGCGATGTCATCGGCGATCTAAACAAGCGCCGCGGACAGGTCAATAACATGAGCGAGCGCGGCGGCAACAAGATCATCGACGCGTTCTGCCCGCTTTCGGAGATGTTCGGCTACTCGACCGATCTGCGCTCTCAGACGCAGGGTCGCGCAACCTATTCGATGGAATTTGATCACTACGACGAGGTTCCTAAAAACGTCGGTGAAGAGATCATCAAAAAGCGCAACGGTTAA
- the tpx gene encoding thiol peroxidase has translation MQQTKLQGVSVGLSGSELKLGDKAPEVSLVAADLSEVKVGGGTGKAQVIIAVPSLDTDVCATETRKFNERAASIKNTEVFVVSMDLPFAAGRFCSTEGIKNLRALSDFRDKEFARAYGVLIADGALAGLTCRAVFVVDTAGKIAYKQITGDIVDEPDYDAALNAATFASGSAATQG, from the coding sequence ATGCAACAAACCAAATTGCAAGGCGTAAGCGTCGGTCTTTCGGGCAGCGAGCTTAAGCTTGGAGATAAGGCGCCAGAGGTTAGTCTGGTCGCGGCCGATCTTAGCGAGGTCAAAGTCGGCGGCGGCACGGGCAAGGCACAGGTCATCATCGCCGTGCCGTCTTTGGATACGGACGTGTGCGCTACCGAGACTCGCAAATTTAACGAGCGCGCCGCGAGTATAAAAAATACCGAGGTTTTCGTGGTCTCGATGGACCTGCCGTTTGCTGCGGGCAGATTTTGCTCGACCGAGGGGATCAAAAATTTACGCGCTCTAAGCGATTTTCGCGATAAGGAGTTTGCGCGCGCATACGGCGTGCTGATCGCGGACGGCGCGCTTGCGGGGCTAACGTGCCGCGCGGTTTTCGTCGTGGACACCGCAGGCAAGATCGCCTACAAACAGATCACGGGCGACATCGTAGATGAGCCTGATTACGACGCGGCGCTGAATGCGGCGACGTTTGCAAGCGGAAGCGCTGCGACGCAGGGTTGA